One window from the genome of Candidatus Binataceae bacterium encodes:
- a CDS encoding oligosaccharide flippase family protein yields the protein MIGQVESPRAGLLGQVLHSALLLSAVGYLSGFIAFPAKLILIRQVGPAQYGLYALAGAVLQIVYLLGGWSFHLRIVASTPEPALEDTAYALSVGLGASLLAGCLLVAPLVAHRFGAAVAWLVCGLSAIRLFNLAAYSYAALLERELRYGPFAAVDALASLVSFVPALVAARVNFGAWALVMREAAMVALSLAGYRWLAGRRLRLRAGRREVNQLFHFGAPLALMQAAMTGFWSTDRLCLGLRADATAVGIYSQSRALADALGTVMGPLVTQVALPAYAHSTRTSGPGPTSAVSSGDPLYAWFSFISVRVALGIALPMALFPRLLVGWLLGNRWMEVAALLPAFAPYVVLLPMVENQRSHLLGTHQLRRLALLSCVLGAASAGAPLCMWLWPGVGPLALTTTAGLAVVWSAGQGLVHSRLNYRWLLGPPTIATLAAVMVEHGLSGCGALTPGGVLAVVLASYVGLLGIVEGRQIWRLLALARGLPETSAEPRVGR from the coding sequence GTGATAGGACAGGTGGAAAGCCCTCGGGCCGGCTTGCTCGGTCAGGTTCTGCACAGCGCCCTGTTATTGAGCGCAGTAGGTTATCTCAGCGGATTTATCGCCTTTCCCGCCAAATTGATCCTGATTCGTCAGGTCGGACCGGCGCAGTACGGGCTTTATGCTTTGGCGGGGGCCGTGCTGCAAATCGTATACCTGTTGGGGGGCTGGAGTTTTCACTTGCGGATAGTGGCATCCACCCCCGAGCCAGCCTTGGAGGATACCGCCTATGCGCTCAGTGTGGGACTGGGGGCCAGCCTGCTGGCGGGGTGCCTGCTGGTCGCGCCTCTGGTTGCCCATCGCTTTGGGGCCGCGGTGGCATGGCTGGTATGCGGGTTGAGCGCGATCCGGCTGTTCAATCTGGCCGCCTACAGCTATGCGGCTTTGTTGGAGCGCGAATTGCGCTATGGCCCGTTCGCGGCGGTTGATGCGCTGGCCTCGTTGGTCTCCTTTGTGCCCGCGCTGGTCGCGGCGCGCGTGAACTTTGGGGCTTGGGCGTTGGTGATGCGCGAGGCTGCGATGGTGGCGCTCAGTCTGGCCGGTTACCGCTGGCTGGCGGGCCGCCGGCTGCGGCTGCGGGCGGGGCGACGCGAGGTCAACCAGCTGTTTCACTTCGGGGCGCCGCTGGCTCTGATGCAAGCTGCGATGACTGGCTTTTGGAGTACTGACCGGCTGTGCCTGGGGCTGCGCGCTGACGCTACCGCGGTTGGTATCTACAGCCAAAGCCGCGCCCTGGCCGACGCGTTGGGAACGGTCATGGGGCCGTTGGTGACTCAGGTCGCGCTGCCTGCCTATGCGCACAGCACGCGGACCAGTGGGCCGGGACCAACCAGCGCGGTTTCCTCGGGCGACCCGCTTTACGCCTGGTTCAGTTTCATCTCGGTGCGAGTGGCACTGGGGATAGCGCTGCCGATGGCGCTATTCCCCCGTCTGCTGGTGGGTTGGCTGTTGGGTAACCGATGGATGGAGGTGGCCGCACTGTTGCCGGCCTTCGCGCCCTATGTGGTGCTGCTACCTATGGTGGAAAACCAGCGCTCCCACCTACTGGGCACGCATCAGCTGCGCCGACTGGCGCTACTGAGCTGCGTGCTGGGGGCAGCCAGCGCGGGTGCTCCCTTGTGCATGTGGCTATGGCCTGGCGTGGGACCGCTGGCGCTAACCACCACTGCCGGCTTGGCGGTGGTTTGGAGCGCGGGACAAGGATTGGTGCACAGCCGGCTGAATTACCGCTGGCTACTCGGCCCCCCCACCATTGCGACGCTAGCGGCGGTAATGGTGGAGCACGGGTTGAGTGGCTGTGGGGCGTTGACGCCGGGCGGCGTGCTGGCAGTAGTGCTGGCAAGTTACGTCGGGTTGTTAGGGATTGTGGAGGGGCGACAGATCTGGCGTCTGTTGGCCTTGGCGCGAGGCCTGCCCGAAACGAGCGCCGAGCCAAGGGTGGGCCGATGA